The Chryseobacterium sp. JV274 sequence CTTCCAGCATTTTTTGAAAAGACGGATGGCTGATCTGTAAAAGGCGGGTTTTTTCAACAGCCTGTATATTATAGATGGATGCTTTTTGTTTTGAAAAACTGGCGATATCTGTTGCCCACCAATGGTCAATTGCTAAAAAAAGAATTTCTTCATTTCCATTGTCAGCATTAATGCAGAAAGCTTTCAATACGCCCGAAACAATATAGCTGTCATGGCGGCATATTTCCCCGTTTCTTAAAAGGAATTCTCCTTTTTCCAATGTTTTTTCCGTCCAGAAACTTTTAAAAATAGAAATTTCTTCCGGGCTTAATTTGATGTGTTGTGAAATATTTTTAATTAATGTTTCCATTCAAAATGATTAAAAGACACTTAAATAATAGATTCAACAGTATAGGCTAATGTACAAAAATACTTGTCATAAATTCATTTCATGGCTTATGAAAACCGAATAAATCTGGGATTTTGCTATGCATATATTAGGATTTATCATGTATCTTTGTTTTTGAGGAAAATGACGAATCATTTATGGAATCAATATCGGTTTTTGAGATTATTAAAGTAGGAATAGGCCCGTCCAGTTCGCATACGATGGGACCTTGGAATGCAGCAGCTGCATTTATCAGGATTATTAAAAGAGAAAGATCAATCGAAGAAGTTAAAGAAGTTTTTCTTGAATTTTTTGGCTCACTCGCAAAAACGGGGATTGGGCACGGAACTGATATTGCAGGAATGCTTGGTTTGAATGGGGAAGATTTTAAGACGATCAATACTTCAAAAATTGATGAGAAAATAGAGTACATCAAAAGTACTCAAACCATTCATCTGGGAGGGGAGAAGGTGATTCCATTTGTTTATGGACATCATTTGATTTTGAATATGAAAAAAAGCCTTGATTTTCACCCGAATGGAATGATCTTCAGAGCTGTTTTTGAAGATGGAACCGAGCTTGTACAGGATTTTTATTCTGTAGGAGGAGGTTTTATTGCCAGCCAGGAAAAAAACTCTATTCAGAAACAATGCGTACGTACATTATATCCTTGTCATAAAGCTTCTGATATTGCAAAATATTGCGAGAAACTTGGGCTTAATAAGATTTCAGATTTAATTTTCATGAATGAAGAAAGCTGGAGAACTCAGGAAGAAACGAGACAGGAGGCGCTTTACATCTGGCAGCAGATTAAAGAATGTATTTATAAAGGCGTAAATAAAGAAGGAATTCTTCCTGGCGGACTGAATGTTTCCCGAAGAGCAGCAGGAATCAACAGAAAACTGTTAGGAGACAAAATTTATAAAAATAAGGATGAATGGTTCCAGCAGGTTGTAGATGCTGAAGAAAACTTTACGAATATCAACAAATGGATCGCCTGTTTTGCACTGGCTGTGAATGAAGAGAATGCAAGTTTCGGAAGAATTATCACCGCACCTACTAATGGCGCAAGTGGAGTAATTCCGGCAGTATTGATGTATGCTCAGGCATTTACACCGTTTATCAGTGAAGATGATATTGTAAGATTCCTGCTCGTGGCAGGAGAAATAGGGACGTTATTCAAGAAAAACGCAACCATTTCTGCAGCGATGGGAGGATGTCAGGCCGAAATTGGGGTTTCTTCCGCAATGGCAGCTGCCGGGCTTACGGAGATTTTGGGTGGAAGTGTCGGACAGGTATTGATGGCAGCAGAAATTGCAATGGAACATCACCTTGGATTAACCTGTGACCCAATCAAAGGACTGGTACAGATTCCGTGTATTGAAAGAAATACAATGGGAGCGATGAAAGCGATTACAGCAGCGAATATCGCATTGGAAAGTGATCCTACCAAAGCCAAAGTAACATTGGATGAGGTGATCCAGACGATGTGGGAAACCGCTCAGTCCATGAGTGACCGTTTTAAAGAAACTTCAGAAGGTGGATTAGCCATCGCGGTAAACGTTCCGGAATGTTAATAGAAATAAAGCTGTTTTAACAATATAAAACCCTTAGACATTACTGACTAAGGGTTTCTTAATAAAATAAAAGTAAAAACCATTGGGCTTTTAGTATTGTATAAAGAGATTTTATCTTAAAATTCCTCTAATCCTGTTGGCATTGGTAATCAGTTCTTCAAGGTATTCATAGTTCTCTTTTTCAAGGGCAGATTTGAATTTTCTAAGCTGAGAGATATGTTCGTTCAGTACATCCAGCACATTTTCTTTGTTTTGTTTAAAGATGGGAACCCACATTTCAGGATGCGACTTGGCAAGACGTACCGTACTTGAGAAACCGGAACTGGCAAGCTGAAAAATAGTTTCCTCCTCACGTTCTTTTTCCAATACAGTATTGGCAAGGGCATAAGAAGTAATATGGGAAATATGAGAGATGTAAGCAGTGTGAACATCGTGATCTTTTGCATCCATGTAAATCATGTGCATATCAAGGGCATTGACCACCTTTTCAACGGTGCTCAATGCATCATCTGCCGATTCTTCTTTGTTACATATCACTCCTGCTTTTCCGGAGAAACTTTCAGCAATGGCAGATTTCGGACCATTGTTTTCTGTTCCCCACATCGGGTGGAACGCTACAAATCTTGAACGTTTCGGATGGTTTTTTACACCATTTACGATTCCAGCTTTGGTAGAGCCTGCATCCATTACGGTCTGCTGATCAGACACAAGGTCTAAAACAGAAGGTAACAGTTTTCTGGCAGCATCTACAGGAATGGCAAGAATAATCAGATCCGAATTTTTAATCCCATGCTCCAGATCTACACCGGCATCAATTATTTTCAGATCTAATGCGTCACTGATATGCTGTGTATTGTTATCGATTCCGTAGATGAAGCTGGCGATGTTTTTCTGTTTTAATTTCAAAGCCATTGAACCTCCAATCAATCCTACTCCAATAATACTTATTTTCATCTTTTTACATTTTTTAAAATAAAAAAACCTCGTCCCTAGGACGAGGTTTTAAATTATATTCATAAGAATCCCTATCCCAGAGCTGAGGTAAAAATTCTATAATAATATGTTCCGTTGTTAAAAATCACAGAGCAAAGGTATAAATATTTTTCAAATGAAGCGAAATTTCTTTTCTAAATTGTATATAGATTATATTAATTGGTGGTCTTTTTTAATTGTATCCATTCATTGAATGTTGCCTCACCTCCAACTCCCTGAATAAAATAAGTGTTTTTTTCTTTTTTAATTTTAAAATTGCAGTTATCATGATTTTCATTTATCAAATTGATTTCATTATTTTGAATCTGCTCAATTTTATAATTTCCTTTACACAATGACGTATTAGCATCAATAAAAGCTAAATCTGATTTAATTGTTATTTCGTAACATGTTTCAGATTTAATAGAATCCTTTCTCTCATTTGCTGTGCAAATGTTATAAAAGCCTTTGAAATCAATTAAGTTTTTATTCAAATTTACATTTGTTGTCATTGCGGGTTGAAATTGCTCTTCAATCAAAGTTGAGTTTTGTTCTTTTTTAACATTTTCCCATTCCTTTTTGTTCCTTTCTTTACAACTCCAAAAGACGAAGGATAATATTAAAGGGATTAAAAAGTTTTTCATCATTTGGTTTTAGTTATTGTTTTTCTAATTCCTGCCAATCTTTGTTTATAAATCTCTTACTTTTTATAAAATATTTTTTATTCTCATTTTTTAAGTAAAAATCATCGATATCATCTTGATCACATTTTCCTTTTGCATGTAAAATATTATCCTCCTTAATTAAACGATATTCTCCTTCACACCAATAATCTTCCACATTTTCTGCACTAATACTTAAAATTGCTTTCTGGTTTGATTCTACTGTTATTGAATAAAATATATTTGTTTCATTATTGTCAAATTGACTAATGGCTTTTGTTGAAATTTTATAAGAACCTATCCAATCGTTATTGTTGATTGTAACTTCTGTATTTTTAATTCTTTGATTGTCATCTATATTGCTATCAATATTTCTTATTTCAGTTTCTTTTTCTGCTATTTTCACCTGAACATGAAAAGAATACAAATGATAATAGAATTAAAAAGGATTTCATCAATGCGTGTTTATATAATTGTTTAAAAAGAACTATGCTTTCTGCATAGTTATAAATTTTAAAGAGATAATATAGAGACTGAAAATTTATTATTGCTAATAATAGACTTTATTGTTACTTAATTCTGTTTCTAATGCTTCATCTAAATAAGGAATAGAATCAAATTTAGTTATTGTACCATCTTTATTAATTTTACTCGTTGAATAAGATATTATATCAAGAGATTGGTTGGGAGAGGAAAAATATGAAACTTGCCATATTTTTTTATTTTTTAAGTCTAAATATGATAGGCAAGTATAGCGATCAGATTTATATCTTACATCATTAACTTTTCTATAAAATTGAATAGAGTCTATTTTTTTTTATTTCTTAAAGTGTATAATACTAATTTATAATTCTTTTCATTAGAAATACTTTTATTTAGTATTATTGATAGCGATTCTTCTTTTGATACTTCTGTATTATGAATATTCGAATAATTTTTTTCATATATAGAGTTTTGGTTTTTTAAAATAGAATATCCTTTAGAACTAGTTAACAATTCAAAATATTTCTTTTCTGAAATTTTTTTATCTCCTAAAAAAAAATCTATATTTTTTTCTCTTATGTAAGTTTTATTATCCTTACAACAAATACTAAGAGTTATAAAAATTAGAAGAAACGAGAAAGTATAAATAGTCTTACTCATGGTTAATAACAGAAATTAAATTTGATTAATTTACATGAACCTTTCTTCCATTGGATCCATTTTGTGACATTCTTATATTCTTCTATATAATCACAATCAGCTTTGGGGATTGATTTTATTTGCATTGAATCACCTTTTATTTTTAGTGATTTATACCAGTATAATTGTTCTTCTTTTGATGTGTTTGAAATCTCCGGAGTTAATTGTATAAAAGCTGTTTTAATATAATTCTCCCATGAATTAAAAGCATAATCATTGTTTTTCTTTTCAATCAACTTTTTTTGTTTATTGATGTAAATGATGAGGAAATCCCTATCTGATCCTGGTTCTTCAGCATCGAAACTAAATATTCTATGTTCACTATCAGGAATTATTTCCCGGGCAATTACAACTTTAGGAAGCTTAACGTCATATACATTTTCATCATCATTATTAACAACTATTTTACCATAAGGAGTTTTATCCATATTGAAGATTTCTGTTTTTTATTGATTGATAAATTTATGACTCCGCTTCCCCTCAGATTATTTTCAGTATAAAATGTAATTCCATTATATTCTGTAGTCTGCATTGAGGTAGAGTCTATAGGGCATTCAAATGTTTGATTATTTTGTTCTTTTTCTACTATCCTTTCTTTCTTTTTACCTGAACATGAGAAGAGTATAAGTGATAATAAAATTAAAAGAGGTTTTATCATTGTGCTTTTGTTTATAAATTTTTATTCAATTTCATTTCCGTGTAATAAAAGTTTACTGATAAAACCACTATTCCAATTTTCTATATATATGTTTTGAAGTTCTGAAGCCCAGCCGGATGTTTCTTCTTTTTTACCATCAAAAGATGATGTTGAATAAAACTTTCCGGTAATAAAATTAAATGATTTTGAATAAATTTTTTTAGCTTTTGTATAACTTAAATCATATCCAATAACCTGTATTTTCTTGTTCTTATTATCGAATCTAAACTTCATTTTTTCAATTACATTTTTTTTCTCGCCGGAAATATTAGGTTTTGTAACTTGATCTGCATAATCTACTCGAATGGTAATTATTTTATTTTTAATAATAGGATCACTTAAATAATAATCTGCTTCAGTATTGTTATATAGAATACTATTGTTGATAATGGGGATTTCAACCGTTTTGTTCAATGAAGACAAGTAGATGAATAGTATAAAACTAGAGAGTTCCGTATTTTGTTTTGCCTTAATTACAGCTTTATCTTTAATATGATCATCATCAAAGTATGGTGTTTCATATTGTGATTCATTGGCGTCCATAGCCCTCACATTATTTTCTTTACAGCTTAAAAAGAAAGATATGAGAGATAATAAAATTAAAACGGGTTTCATCATTTGGTTAAGTTATTTATTCTGCTTTTATTCTGCTTTTGTGAACATATCCCTTTTTACCTTCTTTAGAAACTACCAACCACCAATCACCATTTTGGTCTAAAA is a genomic window containing:
- a CDS encoding Crp/Fnr family transcriptional regulator, with translation METLIKNISQHIKLSPEEISIFKSFWTEKTLEKGEFLLRNGEICRHDSYIVSGVLKAFCINADNGNEEILFLAIDHWWATDIASFSKQKASIYNIQAVEKTRLLQISHPSFQKMLEEIPSLEKYFRIILEGYLGTLEKRVVFNHMHKAEQKYYDFLETYPSIASRVPQYLIASYLGVSAEFISRIRKKNKSS
- a CDS encoding prephenate dehydrogenase, which encodes MKISIIGVGLIGGSMALKLKQKNIASFIYGIDNNTQHISDALDLKIIDAGVDLEHGIKNSDLIILAIPVDAARKLLPSVLDLVSDQQTVMDAGSTKAGIVNGVKNHPKRSRFVAFHPMWGTENNGPKSAIAESFSGKAGVICNKEESADDALSTVEKVVNALDMHMIYMDAKDHDVHTAYISHISHITSYALANTVLEKEREEETIFQLASSGFSSTVRLAKSHPEMWVPIFKQNKENVLDVLNEHISQLRKFKSALEKENYEYLEELITNANRIRGILR
- a CDS encoding L-serine ammonia-lyase, with the protein product MESISVFEIIKVGIGPSSSHTMGPWNAAAAFIRIIKRERSIEEVKEVFLEFFGSLAKTGIGHGTDIAGMLGLNGEDFKTINTSKIDEKIEYIKSTQTIHLGGEKVIPFVYGHHLILNMKKSLDFHPNGMIFRAVFEDGTELVQDFYSVGGGFIASQEKNSIQKQCVRTLYPCHKASDIAKYCEKLGLNKISDLIFMNEESWRTQEETRQEALYIWQQIKECIYKGVNKEGILPGGLNVSRRAAGINRKLLGDKIYKNKDEWFQQVVDAEENFTNINKWIACFALAVNEENASFGRIITAPTNGASGVIPAVLMYAQAFTPFISEDDIVRFLLVAGEIGTLFKKNATISAAMGGCQAEIGVSSAMAAAGLTEILGGSVGQVLMAAEIAMEHHLGLTCDPIKGLVQIPCIERNTMGAMKAITAANIALESDPTKAKVTLDEVIQTMWETAQSMSDRFKETSEGGLAIAVNVPEC